TCGAAGAGAGAAAGAACTTTCCGTTTAGGGCGGGCGACAATTATGGCGATCACTCCGATTTCCGGTCTGACTCCCAAAATGTCGATGCCGTCAGTGGTCTTGAAATCGACCCTTCTTGCTTCGATGGCTGCCACTGTAAGCTTTGCCGAGCCTTCAAATCGTAGGAGAGCCGCGTTTGGCGTTGTCCGCTTCTCAACAATCTTTGCAGTCATGTTGCGCTTCAGAAAAGCATCACGGACTTTCTGTGCTATTTGATTCAGCCACTCCTCATCCGCCGCATCGGTGATGGTGGTATCGCCATCGCCAGCGTGCTGCGAGAGCATGCCACCGAGCGCAGCATTGAGGCCGGTGGAAGGAGGAACCGGCGTGCGGGCAACAGGGCTATCACCTGCAATAGGCTCGCCACCGCTGTCTTCGGCTTCGTCGTCATTGTGTTCGTCTTCCGCCGAAGGAGGCTCCGTGACGACCACGGTCGAGGCGCTCCCGTCACTGGCTTCGAGCGCAGGCAGCACCACCGGTGCATTGGAGGGCGGCGCTTCGGCTGGTGAAGCCGGTTTCAAACCTGCTAGAGGCAAAGCTACAGGGTGCGAAATATCAGTATAAAGTCGATTCACAAAATCGTGCCCGCTGCTCAGAACACGCAACGGCGTTGGTGCCGTCGCCGCTTCCGGCGAGACGAGGTTTCTGATGAACGTTTTAACCGCGGAACGAGCGAATACTTCCTGATGTCCAAAACTGGTGTCCTGGATTCGAGTATAGGCCGTTCCGTCGCTGTCGCCCTCGGCGGCATAGATAAACACGTGGGAATAGCCTCGCAGGCAAATCTTACACTTCCGCTCACGCAATGCCGTTCGCAGCTCGGCGGCGCAGAACGTCTCTTCGGCATTCTGGAGCCCCTCGAAAAGAAGGTCGGAGATTCTCGAAAGCCATAGCTCTTGGTCTGAAGGTGCATGGGGAGCGGTCAGCGCCCTTTCTAAGAGACGAAGGGAATCACGCAGTTGCCTGCCGGAGTCGCGCACGTGATCTGAACTCGAACTTGCGACAATGCTTATGAATTTTGCCTCAGTCACGACGATATCGACGCGCAGTTCCCCTGAATCGCTTCGCGATGGCGCCATCAAAAGAAGATCGGCAACTTTCGACTCTTTCTGACCAAGCCATTCCGCATAATCATCCAAGAGGAGACAAACTGTTCTCAGGCCCAGCTCCTGCTCGACAAGGTGCCTGCTGAGAACGAGTCCGATCAGCTCATTGGCGTTGGTGCCGCGTTTGGCGGCCCGCAGGACCAAATTTCCCGAGATGTCATTGGCATCGTTAATCAGCCGAGTGCACAAGAGATTGAGTGTGTCATTAGACGCATCAGGCGGAAGCAAGGGGCGAAGCTTCTGCTTCATAGTCACGCGCAGAAGATGATCCTCCGCAGTGGACGAGATTATGAGGTTGCGGCCTTCCGAAGTGGACTGCTTGTAGCGGATAATCTTTACCTCTTTGTGGCGAAGGAGCCGTCGGTCAAGAAGGTCGTCGAAATTGACGACCCAGTTTGCCAAGGCATGAGTCTGCTGGAAAATTTCAGCAGTTTCGTCCTTCTCGAACATGAGTTTGCGAGCTGGCATCAAACAGTTGCCGCTCTCCCAAGTGCCGCGGGCGAAATTCCGATTTTTAGCGACCGCGAGTGCCAGAAGAAACTTCCAACCTGCTTCAGTTTGCACCGGAGAAGCCAAGTAAACGACAGATTCACTATCTCCGGGACGCATTTCACGCCTACGGGACCAAAGAGTGGGTTTTAGGTCGGCAGCAGGTATTGTGTGGCCGCCCCCTCGCGGAACATCTGGAAAATCCAAAGCCGCCTCACGAGATATGACATCCTGGCAAAACGCGATGTCGGTCGGCTGTTCAGACTTCAAATTCCCGAGAGCGATCTCATTCACCATGATATTGATGCGGACTCGCGCCATAAAATCCTTGGAACTTTCACTTACGTGGAATGCGTCATCATCGCTCTCCTGCGCCGCGATGTTCTCGTAAATTTGCGCCAGTTTTCCATGATCGCGGTGTGTCAGAATAACCTGGCAGGTGGTGTCTTGATCCGAATCGTCATCGGGGGCGCGGATAGCATTTACGACCGCTGTGGGCAGGCCCGCAGAGTCGCAGTTATAGAGGACGATCGAGAAATTATCTCGTTCATGAGGCTGTAACTCCAAGTAGGACTTGATGATCTCGGCAATTTTTCTGGCCGTAGGCTCAGGATTTTCGTTGGTCAGGCAGTGCTCTTTGACATCCCTGATCGGGGGTTCAACAATGGTATAATCGCCGAAACTCGCCACGTCCGCGACAACCTTTGGAGTGTTTTTTTTCCACAATATTGCCACCTCTGGGCTTCCGGTATTTTGGAGCTGAGTTTCAAGGTCGCGAAAATACAGCCGCCCCGATTGGTCCGTAAAATCCGGACTGGAGCCGCCAAGCAGGCTCTGGAACGTGCGTGATAGCTGGATTTCTCGAGCGTGTAAGGCTTGCAGGCGAAGCGGATGCCACGGGCAAACAATTCCGAGCGGCTTGGTCGATCCGTTGTCCGTGATATTGGCTATGCCGATCTCAAGAAGCGGTCGAAGCATGCCGTTTCGCGAATCATCGGCTGTGACTTGCAGCGAAACTGCTTCGAGCAACGCGCCGTAAGCGCTGGCCTGCTGGTCGAGTGCCGGGTTCTGGATGTCGGAATTATTGAGCGCTTCAATTGCAGTGCCGTAGATCGACACAAATTCGGAGAATTGTGTCCGGAGTTCGTTCGCAAGCTGCTGCGAGACGCGGTTTTTGGATTGCGCGGATTCGACTGCTTTTAAGAATTCTAAATCGAGCTTCTCGGCTCTGGTGCTTGAAGGCACGAAGAGTCCGCTTCCCTGCCTCCCGCGCAAGTCAGAGCAATCTTGAAGATTGAGCTGTTCGGTGTGAGAAACTCGTCCAGCCCGGTCCCGAGCCGCCACGAGGCGCACCAGTGGCGTAGTCTTTGAATGGTCGTTCAGCTTCTTGAGCCACTCTACGTCGTCGACAAAGCTTCCTAATACAGAAGGATGGGGCATGATCAGCCAAGCACTTCGGCTAATCTCATCGTGCCGAAGCTCTGTTACGCAAGAGTCCACTTTTCGACATTTCTAGCAAATAGCTTATTTATAGTATAATATCAAACTAGGTATTGATAATGTATTTTATCAATACTATAGTAAGTTAATTGAGAGGTTCATTTGGAAAGTTACAACAAGGGTCTTGTCGCTGAATCGAAAACGCGGTTAGGACTGCTTTTTTTGGCAAATCTCGCAGCCCATTCACGGCATCCTGATTCTGTGATTTTGCGTACTTCAGTTTCCGAAAGTTCGGGCCAGCTTTTCAAAAGTGCGGCCAGGATTTCACGCCAGTATTCACGGGTGCGCTTTTTGATGCTGACCTTCTCATCCAGCTTTTGAAGATGGGCATCCGCCGCCTGCTGGAAGGTCATCTTGGCACTTGAGGAACTGTCCTGTTTGCTCTTGCGGTGGCGGTGTTCTTTTTGCGCGTCGGCCATGCGGGCCTCGGCTACTGAGAAATGTTTTGTTTTGAGTGACTTCCAAACTTCTTTGCCATTGAGGAACAACCGCGCATAGTAGCCACCGGATTTATGTCTCTTCAGGTTTTGCACCCGAGTTTTTTCCCACGTTTTCACGGTCGGATTGGCGTCCTTCATAGCCAGACCGTAGAAAATGACCGTGAAAAAGCAAGTGTCAAAGCATGTGGAACAAACGTAAACCCTTGTAAATCAAAGCAAAAGCGCCCGTAGCTCAGTGGATAGAGCACCGGATTTCTAATCCGATGGTCGCTGGTTCGAATCCAGCCGGGCGCACTCCTGAAAGTGGGTTAAATCGCTGATTATGAACGCTTTAATGCAAATACCATAATTAGGGTCATGTTAGGATTGAACACTGTTCAAAAGCGTGGAAATGCGCCGAAATGCAACTTTTAGTGGCGACAAAGTGGCGACAACTTTTGTCCCTCCCCTTAGAATTTAGCCAGTGATCTCCTCAGACTCTCCAACTCCGGGCCTGCTTGAGGCGCTGCCAGATGGCTCTAGGGGTGGTTGGCATGGGTTCGTCTCTGGAAATGTCACCGTCAAAGCGGGCGTAAAACCAGGCGCGGGCTATTCTCACGTCGTAGCGGCGTTTGAGACGGCTAGCACTGGCGGCGGCGGCTCTGCGGTTCGTGGCGCTTGGAAAGGCTCGCTGGTAAGCATCCGTGATGCACGGCAAGCCTAAACCGTGGCGGGCGAGAAATCGGCTGCCATAGGGCACTGCATGAGTGGAAAAGAGGGCAAAGCGTTCGTGTCTAATGCTGATCGGCTTTTCAATCTCGCTGCGATATGGCGGGAGTTTCGCGGTCTGAGAATTGTTAACTTTCAAAACCAGACGGGAAGGGCGGCCTATGGGTGGCTTTCGCGTGATGATCTCCACCCAGCCTAAAGCGGCGGCGGCTTCAATCTCCCATTTCCGAACGCTAAATGTGCGGGTGATTTCACGAATAGGAAGAGTTCCGGCGTTTTTATCCAGAACGAGGAGAATGCGGGCTAGACGTTCGCGGCTAAGGATCGGGGGACGCATAGCGATGGCTTAGAATGGAGAATGAAGTGGTGTTGACACTTGCTGTAACGTGCGCCCGTCATGAAAGCTGCGGCCATTATTCTTTGCTCCATTCAGATCATCGTTTTTTTTGTCATCTTCGCCAAACAAGGCATGCCTGATGGATGGGAGTTGGCTTTTGCCGCTTTGATGATTCTTTGTCCATTGGTGAGTGTGTGGGCACTCATGGCGGGACCATCCGAGAATAGTTTGTTTTCCTTGTGGATTCAAAGAAAGAAGCTGGAGCAACGGGCTAAGATTAAGGAGTTGGAAGGCGCTTAATCACATTTCATTCAGCCAAGTGCAATCACCGCTAAAGGGTCGCCTTTGCCGTCACATTCTTTGCCCTTTGCTGGCCTTTCAGATGAATGGCAATGATTCCGGCTGCTTGCAGCTTTTGAAGCGTTCTAGCGGCACACTCTCGCCTGCCGTGTTGTAACGGTTTTTGCCGTTACAAGCTGCTTGAGAGTAATCATTTCGGGAAATCAAAGGGCTATTAAACGATCAAGCTAAATCGGTTCACGAAAGTGGTTACATCCTCACCCTTGTTTAACAAAAACTGTCCGGCATCGGTAATAACAAGCTTGAGCGTGTAGCCGTTCAAACCTGTGATGGCTCCGATTGAAATAAGGTGTTGGAGGTAAGAGGATGGAAGGATGACGTAATCACAAAGGTGTCGCCGTTGAATGATGCGGCGTGCAACCAAAATGTAAAAAGTCCCTCCGTTCAAGTTGGCTGTAAATGCGGCTTTCCTGATGCTAAAGACAAAGGTTCCATTAGTGTCTTTTGATGTCTTAACCTGAAGGTAAAAAAAGCGGTTATTCTTGGATGCGATAATATCAACACCTTCGTCCACGGTCATAATGGAGGCATTGAAGCCACGAAAAAGTAGTTCACTGTGAATGGCGTATTCCCCCGCCTTTCCAAAATAATTGGTGCTCTCTAAAACAATCTCGTCTGGTTCAAGACGAATCCTTTGAGGCTTTGCGAGCTTTGATGCCAATCCATAGCACCCCTTTTTTCTGCCACCGATCTTCGTCTTTCTGAAGATCGGCTCCCTCGTTTTGACGTTCTGTGCTAAAGCCGATTGCAGTTTTTTTGAAAACGCATCGAAATCCGATTGCTCTACGAGGTTTGTCTGAAGGGCTTTTTGCGCGATATCAGACACATGTAAGCCTTTAGGTTCTTGTTCGAGGATGGCGCGGGCAATTTCGACGGGAGTCATAAAGCCGAGATCATACAGGTGGCGTCAACCCCTCAAGTATCCGGCTCTAACAATTTGGGAAGGTGGGATTGCATTTGCAGGAGCCTGCCCAAAGAGAGCGGCCCCAGCGAGTCCAGCAAACGGGGCATTCCTGGCGAGGTTGGGCGGATGATTCGGCGGGGGCACTGAGCGGCGTAGCCAAGGGGGCGTCTGCTTTTGCCTCTGTGGTTATGTATGTGAGTCCGTGCTCACTGTCAGGCGTGCCCGTGCTCTCTGTCAAAGAGGGGGACTGAGTTCTCCCGTGCTCACTGTCAAAGCGGCTTCTCCTTAGACCTCTTTGGGCGCGTTGCTTGGCTCCTGAATCGGCCCGTTTGCGTTTGCACCCTATGACAAACCAAAGGCGGAAATCTGTTCTCTCTGGTAGCCAAGGGGCAGGGAATTTAACGTATCGTCTTTTTCTGTCTCGGCTGCTGATGTCTTTGGAAAGATACTGTTGCAGTTCTTTCCCTCCCCCTTTTGCGTCGTGCTGAAATGCGCGGCCTTTGTTATCGGGCAGGGAATGACGTTTCAGCCACCAGTCACAGAATCTTTTTTGCTGTGAATTTGTGAGAGGGACTAAAAGCCCAAGGTGAAAGTTTGCGCAGTGCTCTTGAGCCTCCCCAAAAGCGTCAAATTCTGTCACCAAAAGAACGGGCGGAAATCCATGCCTGCGGTGCCAGTTGGTTAGGGTTTGCTTGAGCGCATGAAGCGTTTGCTGCAAGGCTTCTGTGGTCGTGACTCGCTGCGATTGCGGCGGGTTGAGAGTAACCATTGCTTGCCAGTCGTGAGAGTGTGCGGTGGCAAAGAGGGCGTCTAAATCATCCGATGAATAAGGGCGTGGCTTGCGCTCTCCTGGCTTTGGCCGGGGTGGCACAATGCGTTTGCCCTTGCTAGGCTCTGGCGAGGCTCTAGCA
The Prosthecobacter algae genome window above contains:
- a CDS encoding FtsK/SpoIIIE domain-containing protein; translation: MPHPSVLGSFVDDVEWLKKLNDHSKTTPLVRLVAARDRAGRVSHTEQLNLQDCSDLRGRQGSGLFVPSSTRAEKLDLEFLKAVESAQSKNRVSQQLANELRTQFSEFVSIYGTAIEALNNSDIQNPALDQQASAYGALLEAVSLQVTADDSRNGMLRPLLEIGIANITDNGSTKPLGIVCPWHPLRLQALHAREIQLSRTFQSLLGGSSPDFTDQSGRLYFRDLETQLQNTGSPEVAILWKKNTPKVVADVASFGDYTIVEPPIRDVKEHCLTNENPEPTARKIAEIIKSYLELQPHERDNFSIVLYNCDSAGLPTAVVNAIRAPDDDSDQDTTCQVILTHRDHGKLAQIYENIAAQESDDDAFHVSESSKDFMARVRINIMVNEIALGNLKSEQPTDIAFCQDVISREAALDFPDVPRGGGHTIPAADLKPTLWSRRREMRPGDSESVVYLASPVQTEAGWKFLLALAVAKNRNFARGTWESGNCLMPARKLMFEKDETAEIFQQTHALANWVVNFDDLLDRRLLRHKEVKIIRYKQSTSEGRNLIISSTAEDHLLRVTMKQKLRPLLPPDASNDTLNLLCTRLINDANDISGNLVLRAAKRGTNANELIGLVLSRHLVEQELGLRTVCLLLDDYAEWLGQKESKVADLLLMAPSRSDSGELRVDIVVTEAKFISIVASSSSDHVRDSGRQLRDSLRLLERALTAPHAPSDQELWLSRISDLLFEGLQNAEETFCAAELRTALRERKCKICLRGYSHVFIYAAEGDSDGTAYTRIQDTSFGHQEVFARSAVKTFIRNLVSPEAATAPTPLRVLSSGHDFVNRLYTDISHPVALPLAGLKPASPAEAPPSNAPVVLPALEASDGSASTVVVTEPPSAEDEHNDDEAEDSGGEPIAGDSPVARTPVPPSTGLNAALGGMLSQHAGDGDTTITDAADEEWLNQIAQKVRDAFLKRNMTAKIVEKRTTPNAALLRFEGSAKLTVAAIEARRVDFKTTDGIDILGVRPEIGVIAIIVARPKRKVLSLFELWRDWNPDIANGNTSLLVAQQESDGSPLFLSPKVNPHTLVAGQTGSGKSVLMQNIILGIAATNTPAQAQLVIIDPKGSLDYQFLAPLPHFREPIILQMGLAVSALGKLVAEMERRQPLFLSAQVRNIDEYLKKTGLPLPRIWAIHDEFGDWMQVKEYKEEISGFVNRLAQKARAAGIYLIFASQRPEASIFPMVLRSNLGNRLILKVDSSGTSDLSLGVKGLGAEKLLPHGHMLAITGETNGPVYCQVPYISEEDVISMVSVIRQRCETLLNNLSSGN
- a CDS encoding HTH domain-containing protein, which translates into the protein MTPVEIARAILEQEPKGLHVSDIAQKALQTNLVEQSDFDAFSKKLQSALAQNVKTREPIFRKTKIGGRKKGCYGLASKLAKPQRIRLEPDEIVLESTNYFGKAGEYAIHSELLFRGFNASIMTVDEGVDIIASKNNRFFYLQVKTSKDTNGTFVFSIRKAAFTANLNGGTFYILVARRIIQRRHLCDYVILPSSYLQHLISIGAITGLNGYTLKLVITDAGQFLLNKGEDVTTFVNRFSLIV